In Candidatus Margulisiibacteriota bacterium, a single window of DNA contains:
- a CDS encoding FliG C-terminal domain-containing protein: protein MSKEVKPVNKANKVTRDDIKDSIQMEKPIDQNITQPQNFFTYINEYNSYHTAHVLKKILGAKPENLKYVCLVISSVRPEIAEKILEEFQDDIKAIIISELMSLIQYTKKEIENFDKILRRLLTEQFGGKYVLAKILEYLDIDQKINLSNVYKVKYPENEKDFRGIMIMFEDLFKVSEKDFLRIFSEIQSDILSIAFCHQPQEQISRLYDVLPKGVKNIVQQGIELGKNKYSKSDINKSQQYIIELSKNLERDGFIEPILKEEPNKT from the coding sequence ATGAGTAAAGAAGTTAAGCCTGTAAATAAAGCCAATAAAGTAACCAGAGATGATATAAAGGATTCTATACAAATGGAGAAGCCAATAGACCAGAATATAACCCAGCCCCAGAATTTTTTTACTTATATAAATGAATATAACTCATATCATACAGCTCATGTTTTAAAAAAAATTCTGGGAGCAAAACCGGAAAACTTAAAATATGTTTGTCTGGTCATATCATCAGTCAGGCCAGAAATTGCTGAAAAAATTCTTGAGGAATTTCAGGATGATATAAAAGCCATAATAATTTCTGAATTGATGTCTCTGATTCAATATACAAAAAAAGAAATCGAAAATTTTGATAAAATCTTAAGAAGATTACTTACAGAGCAGTTTGGAGGCAAATATGTTCTGGCGAAAATTCTGGAATATCTCGATATTGATCAAAAAATTAATTTATCAAATGTTTATAAGGTTAAATATCCTGAAAACGAAAAAGATTTTAGAGGTATAATGATTATGTTCGAAGATTTATTTAAGGTTAGCGAAAAGGATTTTCTCAGAATTTTTTCAGAGATACAGAGCGATATCCTGTCTATAGCTTTTTGTCATCAGCCTCAGGAACAAATAAGCCGCCTTTATGATGTGTTGCCAAAAGGAGTAAAAAACATAGTGCAACAGGGTATAGAATTGGGAAAGAACAAATATTCCAAGTCTGATATTAATAAATCACAGCAATATATAATAGAACTATCCAAAAATCTGGAGAGAGACGGTTTTATTGAGCCAATATTAAAAGAAGAGCCTAATAAAACATAA
- a CDS encoding FliG C-terminal domain-containing protein: protein MLQKHLEDTVQSALNKILGEGKSIVYISLIAEETKWEINYTKIPEIEGVENMGGTKKQSTIVPGIPSLRFLTEGAGGENSLPLNYEVIEKSPIIKNKEVIIILDSKIKLGELRSLKLFVTKFLNLDEEKGDKLTILKENFSELERKEALSKQKLTTRSKFSLLNAVILAVAALAGIIFLVIIWRLLFKGKKKEPIGTEEPTQYIAAKGAGEVKPESTDEQKKMLEDEKKKKEEEEKIEIMNKNILGNGIRYFNFINEENIYKLKFLLQVKIALQQASPRTIAVVMACLPFKLAASILIEYPIKIQSEICNNLINLQHYPEKDMAVLEEEIKSNIDYLFGGKYRLQQIMEKISGEDKKKILRIIQKQYPAVADELNSLIVLFEDILELDEDSLATIFKDIDTEVIATSLVHIDSTLQRKITDRLPKGVQAMVDQWLNLKTNTASRYDVEQARQKVITMSQNLEKEGFIRISHE from the coding sequence ATGCTTCAAAAGCATTTGGAAGATACGGTTCAATCTGCTTTAAATAAAATTTTGGGTGAGGGGAAATCTATAGTTTATATTTCTCTAATTGCCGAAGAAACAAAATGGGAAATAAACTACACAAAAATACCGGAAATTGAGGGTGTGGAAAACATGGGCGGAACAAAAAAACAAAGCACAATTGTGCCAGGAATACCCTCATTACGTTTTTTAACAGAAGGTGCGGGAGGCGAAAACTCTCTGCCTTTGAATTATGAAGTAATAGAAAAATCCCCAATCATCAAAAACAAGGAAGTTATAATCATTCTGGACTCAAAAATCAAATTGGGAGAACTAAGAAGCCTGAAACTTTTCGTAACAAAATTTTTAAATCTGGATGAGGAAAAAGGAGACAAGCTTACAATTTTAAAGGAAAACTTTAGCGAACTGGAAAGAAAAGAAGCTTTATCAAAACAAAAACTTACGACCAGAAGCAAGTTCAGCTTGCTCAATGCAGTTATCTTAGCTGTGGCTGCTTTAGCCGGTATAATTTTTCTGGTAATTATCTGGAGGTTATTATTCAAGGGGAAGAAGAAAGAACCAATAGGCACTGAAGAACCCACCCAATACATAGCAGCAAAGGGAGCAGGGGAGGTTAAGCCTGAATCAACTGACGAACAGAAAAAAATGCTGGAAGATGAGAAAAAGAAAAAAGAGGAAGAAGAAAAGATAGAAATAATGAATAAAAACATTCTGGGCAATGGAATTCGTTATTTCAATTTTATTAATGAAGAAAATATTTATAAATTAAAATTTTTGTTACAGGTTAAAATCGCACTACAACAGGCATCACCACGTACAATAGCGGTGGTAATGGCTTGTTTGCCATTTAAACTGGCGGCATCGATACTAATAGAATATCCAATAAAAATTCAATCGGAAATTTGTAATAACCTAATAAATCTCCAACATTATCCCGAAAAAGATATGGCTGTTTTGGAAGAAGAAATTAAAAGCAACATTGATTATCTTTTCGGTGGGAAATATCGGTTACAGCAAATTATGGAGAAAATTTCAGGTGAAGACAAAAAGAAAATTTTGCGTATCATTCAAAAACAGTACCCGGCAGTTGCCGACGAACTAAACTCTCTGATTGTGCTGTTTGAGGACATTTTAGAATTGGACGAAGACAGCTTGGCAACTATTTTTAAGGACATAGACACCGAAGTAATCGCCACATCACTGGTACACATAGACTCAACCTTGCAGAGGAAGATTACCGATAGATTGCCCAAGGGAGTACAGGCAATGGTGGATCAGTGGCTAAATCTGAAAACCAACACTGCTTCAAGATATGATGTGGAACAAGCGCGGCAGAAGGTTATTACTATGTCACAAAATTTAGAGAAGGAAGGATTTATAAGAATAAGTCATGAGTAA
- the ssb gene encoding single-stranded DNA-binding protein, with protein sequence MSHYNHVTLVGNLVKDPEVVKIGKKSKANFTLAVERYMGKDKEPSVDFFNIVSWGKLAEICGSYLGKGKKVLVDGRIQVRTYKVENERKWITEVVAENCKFLTSKTVTEEKTVKSK encoded by the coding sequence ATGAGTCATTATAATCATGTGACCCTGGTGGGCAATTTAGTTAAAGATCCGGAAGTAGTAAAAATTGGCAAGAAAAGCAAAGCAAACTTTACTTTAGCAGTAGAGCGCTATATGGGAAAAGACAAAGAGCCAAGTGTGGATTTTTTCAACATTGTAAGTTGGGGAAAACTGGCAGAGATATGCGGATCTTATTTGGGCAAAGGGAAAAAAGTGCTGGTTGACGGACGTATTCAGGTAAGGACATATAAGGTAGAAAATGAAAGGAAATGGATTACTGAAGTTGTTGCTGAAAACTGCAAATTTTTAACTTCAAAAACAGTTACAGAAGAAAAGACAGTTAAGAGTAAATAA
- a CDS encoding HU family DNA-binding protein, protein MNKGQLIDSVAASTKLKKTEITKVLDSILDNVKGALKKGQDVSLVGFGTWKKKKRAARTGRNPQTGKTINIPAKNTVVFSSGKKLKDAVN, encoded by the coding sequence ATGAATAAAGGTCAATTAATCGATAGCGTAGCTGCAAGTACAAAATTAAAGAAAACAGAAATAACTAAAGTATTAGACTCCATATTAGACAATGTAAAAGGTGCTCTGAAAAAAGGACAAGATGTTTCATTGGTAGGCTTTGGAACATGGAAGAAAAAGAAAAGAGCAGCAAGAACCGGGAGAAATCCCCAGACCGGCAAAACCATTAATATACCTGCAAAGAATACCGTAGTATTCAGTTCAGGTAAAAAATTAAAGGATGCTGTAAACTAG